Proteins from one Pongo abelii isolate AG06213 chromosome 19, NHGRI_mPonAbe1-v2.0_pri, whole genome shotgun sequence genomic window:
- the JUP gene encoding junction plakoglobin encodes MEVMNLMEQPIKVTEWQQTYTYDSGIHSGANTCVPSVSSKGIMEEDEACGRQYTLKKTTTYTQGVPPSQGDLEYQMSTTARAKRVREAMCPGVSGEDSSLLLATQVEGQATNLQRLAEPSQLLKSAIVHLINYQDDAELATRALPELTKLLNDEDPVVVTKAAMIVNQLSKKEASRRALMGSPQLVAAVVRTMQNTSDLDTARCTTSILHNLSHHREGLLAIFKSGGIPALVRMLSSPVESVLFYAITTLHNLLLYQEGAKMAVRLADGLQKMVPLLNKNNPKFLAITTDCLQLLAYGNQESKLIILANGGPQALVQIMRNYSYEKLLWTTSRVLKVLSVCPSNKPAIVEAGGMQALGKHLTSNSPRLVQNCLWTLRNLSDVATKQEGLESVLKILVNQLSVDDVNVLTCATGTLSNLTCNNSKNKTLVTQNSGVEALIHAILRAGDKDDITEPAVCALRHLTSRHPEAEMAQNSVRLNYGIPAIVKLLNQPNQWPLVKATIGLIRNLALCPANHAPLQEAAVIPRLVQLLVKAHQDAQRHVAAGTQQPYTDGVRMEEIVEGCTGALHILARDPMNRMEIFRLNTIPLFVQLLYSSVENIQRVAAGVLCELAQDKEAADAIDAEGASAPLMELLHSRNEGTATYAAAVLFRISEDKNPDYRKRVSVELTNSLFKHDPAAWEAAQSMIPINEPYGDDMDATYRPMYSSDVPLDPLEMHMDMDGDYPIDTYSDGLRPPYPTADHMLA; translated from the exons TGAGGCCTGTGGCCGCCAATACACGCTCAAGAAAACCACCACCTACACCCAGGGGGTGCCCCCCAGCCAAG GTGACCTGGAGTACCAGATGTCCACAACAGCCAGGGCCAAACGGGTGCGGGAGGCCATGTGCCCTGGTGTGTCAGGCGAGGACAGCTCGCTCCTGCTGGCCACCcaggtggaggggcaggccaccaacCTGCAGCGACTGGCCGAGCCGTCCCAGCTGCTCAAGTCGGCCATCGTGCATCTCATCAACTACCAGGATGATGCCGAGCTGGCCACTCGCGCCTTGCCCGAGCTCACCAAACTGCTCAACGATGAGGACCCG GTGGTGGTGACCAAGGCGGCCATGATTGTGAACCAGCTGTCAAAGAAGGAGGCATCGCGGCGGGCCCTGATGGGCTCGCCCCAGCTGGTGGCCGCTGTCGTGCGCACCATGCAGAATACCAGCGACCTGGACACGGCCCGCTGCACCACCAGCATCCTGCACAACCTCTCCCACCACCGGGAGGGGCTGCTCGCCATCTTCAAGTCGGGCGGCATCCCTGCTCTGGTCCGCATGCTCAG TTCCCCTGTGGAGTCGGTCCTGTTCTATGCCATCACCACGCTGCACAACCTGCTCCTGTACCAGGAGGGCGCCAAGATGGCCGTGCGCCTGGCCGACGGGCTGCAAAAGATGGTGCCCCTGCTCAACAAGAACAACCCCAAGTTCCTGGCCATCACCACCGATTGCCTGCAGCTCCTGGCCTACGGCAACCAGGAGAGCAAG CTGATCATCCTGGCCAATGGTGGGCCCCAGGCCCTCGTGCAGATCATGCGTAACTACAGTTATGAGAAGCTGCTCTGGACCACCAGTCGTGTGCTCAAGGTGCTGTCCGTGTGTCCCAGCAATAAGCCTGCCATCGTGGAGGCTG GTGGGATGCAGGCCCTGGGCAAGCACCTGACCAGCAACAGCCCCCGCCTGGTGCAGAACTGCCTGTGGACCCTGCGCAACCTCTCTGACGTGGCCACCAAGCAG GAGGGCCTGGAGAGCGTACTGAAGATTCTGGTGAACCAGCTGAGTGTGGATGACGTCAACGTCCTCACCTGTGCCACGGGCACACTCTCCAACCTGACATGCAACAACAGCAAGAACAAGACGCTGGTGACACAGAACAGTGGTGTGGAGGCTCTCATCCATGCCATCCTGCGTGCTGGTGACAAGGACGACATCACGGAGCCTGCCGTCTGCGCCCTGCGCCACCTCACTAGCCGCCACCCTGAGGCCGAGATGGCCCAGAACTCTGTGCGTCTCAACTATGGCATCCCGGCCATCGTGAAGCTGCTCAACCAGCCCAACCAGTGGCCACTGGTCAAG GCAACCATTGGCTTGATAAGGAATCTGGCCCTGTGCCCAGCCAACCATGCCCCACTGCAGGAGGCAGCGGTCATCCCCCGCCTTGTCCAACTGCTGGTCAAGGCCCACCAGGATGCCCAGCGCCACGTAGCTGCAGGCACACAGCAGCCCTACACG GATGGTGTGAGGATGGAGGAGATTGTGGAGGGCTGCACCGGAGCCCTGCACATCCTCGCCCGGGACCCCATGAACCGCATGGAGATCTTCCGGCTCAACACCATTCCTCTGTTTGTGCAG ctcctGTACTCGTCGGTGGAGAACATCCAGCGCGTGGCTGCCGGGGTGCTGTGTGAGCTGGCCCAGGACAAGGAGGCGGCCGACGCCATTGATGCAGAGGGGGCCTCGGCCCCACTCATGGAGTTGCTGCACTCCCGCAACGAGGGCACTG CCACCTACGCCGCTGCCGTCCTGTTCCGCATCTCCGAGGACAAGAACCCAGACTACCGGAAGCGCGTGTCCGTGGAGCTCACCAATTCCCTCTTCAAGCATGACCCggctgcctgggaggct GCCCAGAGCATGATTCCCATCAATGAGCCCTACGGAGATG ACATGGATGCCACCTACCGCCCCATGTACTCCAGCGATGTGCCCCTTGACCCGCTGGAGATGCACATGGACATGGACGGAGACTACCCCATCGACACCTACAGCGACGGCCTCAGGCCCCCGTACCCCACTGCAGACCACATGCTGGCCTAG